In one window of Gossypium arboreum isolate Shixiya-1 chromosome 4, ASM2569848v2, whole genome shotgun sequence DNA:
- the LOC108459883 gene encoding uncharacterized protein LOC108459883 isoform X2 yields the protein MPLRATPSLNFIRFLQSGLALPKKLKGDKFTKAILAFALPCLLLMIQPVQGAAKTPTLQYGTFERSNNALSTHSPPVNDPTKGCNVENGCRQFTLSLENRRGTPVEAVANVTMAEGTLNHRELGTEAIAAGIATWFSNKTESNSNTYGGGEEGEGWESSDRRMKNGSSIKFVTENSSYVTSVTEKGYW from the exons ATGCCATTAAGAGCAACACCCTCTCTCAACTTCATAAG ATTTTTGCAGTCTGGACTTGCTTTGCCCAAAAAATTGAAGGGTGACAAATTCACCAAAGCAATACTGGCTTTTGCCTTGCCCTGCTTGTTGCTGATGATTCAACCAGTACAAGGGGCTGCCAAAACCCCAACATTACAGTATGGAACATTTGAGAGGAGCAATAATGCTCTTTCGACACACTCTCCACCTGTTAATGACCCGACAAAGGGTTGCAATGTTGAAAACGGTTGTCGACAGTTTACTCTGAGTCTTGAAAACCGCCG AGGAACTCCAGTTGAAGCTGTTGCCAATGTTACGATGGCAGAAGGAACTTTGAACCACAGAGAGCTAGGTACCGAGGCCATAGCTGCTGGGATTGCCACTTGGTTCTCGAACAAGACTGAGTCCAATAGCAATACATATGGTGGTGGGGAAGAGGGAGAGGGATGGGAAAGCAGTGATAGGaggatgaaaaatggtagctccatTAAGTTTGTAACAGAAAACAGTAGCTATGTTACGTCTGTAACGGAAAAGGGTTATTGGtga
- the LOC108460019 gene encoding protein TIC 20-IV, chloroplastic-like isoform X1 translates to MAPPTATLSAPSYPKLAPVPPRWPKVSISKRHNPRYKSSVVALSSSLQANPMLSSNCGSQGFLSSTGTLFCIALEYMRFIVQIMYILIVHSPFAGPRCQALSALSSPFLGEDDDDLWRKTNVLPRRSRSPSFPRACKDDISKIRNPEKTEKPEWWLRTLACGPYLLALHISDAGYFLHPFLEHYEMFGNLIYFVPGAINRLPPWFSRIYCYFGYAGIVKNKALSRYIRIHLMMGMLLETAFKLIWYTGNFLPLTLFNGNFVMHFWAGIGIGYIFVLLECVRCALAGKYAHIPVISNAAYIHTRFNVGGFQRPS, encoded by the exons ATGGCTCCTCCAACAGCTACTCTCTCTGCCCCAAGCTACCCCAAACTCGCCCCTGTCCCCCCTCGTTG GCCTAAAGTTTCTATTTCAAAACGACACAACCCGAGATATAAGTCCTCGGTTGTTGCATTAAGCTCAAGTTTGCAGGCGAATCCTATGTTGTCAAGCAACTGTGGTTCACAGGGTTTCTTGTCTTCTACAGGTACTCTATTTTGTATTGCCTTAGAATATATGAGATTTATAGTCCAAATTATGTATATTTTGATAGTTCATAGTCCGTTCGCAGGCCCACGGTGTCAGGCACTTTCGGCCTTATCATCACCATTTTTAGGCGAAGATGACGATGACTTGTGGCGTAAAACGAATGTTTTACCTCGACGGTCGAGATCTCCCTCTTTTCCAAGAGCATGTAAGGATGACATATCCAAAATTCGCAACCCTGAAAAAACCGAGAAGCCTGAATGGTGGCTGAGGACTTTAGCCTGCGGTCCATATCTACTAGCTTTGCATATTTCCGATGCCGGATATTTTCTTCATCCCTTCCTAGAACATTACGAAATGTTCGGAAACTTGATTTATTTCGTCCCGGGAGCCATAAACAGATTACCTCCATGGTTCTCAAGGATATATTGCTACTTTGGATATGCTGGAATTGTGAAGAACAAAGCTTTGTCTCGCTACATTAGGATCCATCTCATGATGGGCATGTTACTGGAAACCGCTTTCAAGTTAATATGGTATACGGGCAACTTTCTCCCGCTCACACTCTTTAACGGCAATTTCGTGATGCACTTTTGGGCCGGCATTGGAATCGGCTACATCTTCGTGTTGTTGGAATGTGTTAGGTGTGCTCTTGCTGGCAAGTATGCTCACATCCCTGTTATAAGTAATGCTGCATATATACATACTCGGTTCAATGTAGGAGGTTTTCAGAGACCATCCTAG
- the LOC108460947 gene encoding probable galacturonosyltransferase 10: MRRRGLDFRRPVRKRFPNVVWWTVCGILVLVLIVVLSRGGQTESKPTISRKPYRRDRIMEGVTVTDEMLSSNSVTRQLTDQISLAKAFVVIAKESNNLQFAWELSAQIRNSQALLSNAATRRTPLTVGESETAIRDMALLLYQAQQLHYDSATMLMRLRAKIQTLEEQMSSANEKSSKYGQIAAEEVPKSLYCLGVRLTTEWFGNPNLQKKHRERKQMDAKLKDNSMYHFCIFSDNILASSVVVNSTALNSKNPDKIVFHLVTDEINYAAMKAWFTVNSFRGVAVEVQKFEDFKWLNASYVPVLKQLQDSETQSYYFSGHNDDGRTPIKFRNPKYLSMLNHLRFYIPEVYPALKKVVFLDDDIVVQKDLSGLFSIDLNGNVNGAVETCMETFHRYHKYLNYSHPLIRSHFDPDACGWAFGMNVFDLVAWRKRNVTGIYHYWQERNVDRTLWKLGTLPPGLLTFYGLTEALDPSWHVLGLGYTNVDSQLIEKGAVLHFNGNSKPWLKIGIEKYKPLWEKYVDYSHPLLQQCNFH; encoded by the exons ATGAGGCGGAGAGGACTAGATTTTAGGAGACCAGTGAGGAAGAGATTTCCCAATGTGGTGTGGTGGACAGTGTGCGGGATTTTGGTTTTGGTTCTCATCGTGGTTTTGAGCAGAGGGGGTCAGACTGAATCAAAACCCACTATTTCTAGG AAACCTTATCGGCGTGACAGAATTATGGAAGGCGTAACCGTCACTGATGAAATGTTGAGCTCCAACTCTGTCACCAGACAACTTACTGATCAAATTTCTCTTGCAAAGGCGTTTGTTGTGATAGCAAAAGAAAGCAACAATCTCCAATTTGCTTGGGAACTAAGTGCTCAAATCCGTAACTCACAGGCTCTTCTGTCAAATGCTGCAACTAGGCGAACTCCATTGACAGTTGGAGAATCAGAGACCGCAATTCGTGATATGGCACTTTTGCTCTACCAAGCTCAGCAGCTCCATTATGACAGTGCTACAATGCTCATGAGATTGAGAGCTAAAATCCAAACTCTTGAAGAACAGATGAGTTCAGCGAATGAGAAAAGCTCAAAGTACGGACAAATAGCTGCTGAAGAAGTCCCCAAAAGTCTATATTGTCTTGGTGTTAGGTTGACAACTGAATGGTTTGGAAACCCTAATTTACAGAAGAAACACAGGGAAAGAAAGCAAATGGATGCGAAACTTAAAGACAACAGTATGTATCATTTCTGTATCTTCTCTGATAACATCCTTGCAAGTTCCGTCGTGGTTAACTCGACAGCTTTAAATTCCAAAAATCCAGATAAGATTGTCTTTCATCTTGTAACTGATGAAATAAACTATGCTGCGATGAAGGCTTGGTTCACCGTGAACAGTTTTCGGGGAGTGGCTGTTGAGGTTCAGAAATTTGAGGACTTCAAGTGGTTGAATGCTTCTTATGTTCCGGTTCTTAAGCAGCTGCAAGATTCCGAGACTCAGAGTTACTATTTTTCTGGCCATAATGATGATGGCCGGACCCCAATCAAGTTCAGAAATCCCAAGTACCTGTCGATGCTTAATCATTTGAGGTTTTATATCCCTGAAGTTTATCCTGCATTAAAGAAGGTGGTATTTCTTGATGATGACATCGTGGTTCAGAAGGATCTGTCTGGTCTATTCTCCATTGATTTGAATGGAAATGTTAATGGAGCGGTTGAGACATGCATGGAGACATTTCACCGATATCACAAGTACCTAAATTACTCTCACCCTCTTATAAGATCACATTTTGACCCTGATGCATGTGGGTGGGCATTTGGGATgaatgttttcgatttagtcgCATGGAGGAAGAGGAACGTGACTGGCATCTATCACTATTGGCAAGAACGGAATGTGGACCGGACATTGTGGAAACTTGGGACACTGCCACCTGGACTGCTGACATTCTATGGATTAACAGAGGCATTGGATCCCTCATGGCATGTACTGGGGCTAGGCTATACAAATGTTGATTCCCAGTTAATAGAGAAAGGAGCTGTTCTACACTTCAATGGGAATTCAAAGCCGTGGTTGAAAATCGGGATAGAGAAATACAAGCCACTGTGGGAGAAATACGTCGATTACTCTCACCCTCTCTTGCAACAATGCAATTTTCATTGA
- the LOC108460019 gene encoding protein TIC 20-IV, chloroplastic-like isoform X2: MAPPTATLSAPSYPKLAPVPPRWPKVSISKRHNPRYKSSVVALSSSLQANPMLSSNCGSQGFLSSTGPRCQALSALSSPFLGEDDDDLWRKTNVLPRRSRSPSFPRACKDDISKIRNPEKTEKPEWWLRTLACGPYLLALHISDAGYFLHPFLEHYEMFGNLIYFVPGAINRLPPWFSRIYCYFGYAGIVKNKALSRYIRIHLMMGMLLETAFKLIWYTGNFLPLTLFNGNFVMHFWAGIGIGYIFVLLECVRCALAGKYAHIPVISNAAYIHTRFNVGGFQRPS; the protein is encoded by the exons ATGGCTCCTCCAACAGCTACTCTCTCTGCCCCAAGCTACCCCAAACTCGCCCCTGTCCCCCCTCGTTG GCCTAAAGTTTCTATTTCAAAACGACACAACCCGAGATATAAGTCCTCGGTTGTTGCATTAAGCTCAAGTTTGCAGGCGAATCCTATGTTGTCAAGCAACTGTGGTTCACAGGGTTTCTTGTCTTCTACAG GCCCACGGTGTCAGGCACTTTCGGCCTTATCATCACCATTTTTAGGCGAAGATGACGATGACTTGTGGCGTAAAACGAATGTTTTACCTCGACGGTCGAGATCTCCCTCTTTTCCAAGAGCATGTAAGGATGACATATCCAAAATTCGCAACCCTGAAAAAACCGAGAAGCCTGAATGGTGGCTGAGGACTTTAGCCTGCGGTCCATATCTACTAGCTTTGCATATTTCCGATGCCGGATATTTTCTTCATCCCTTCCTAGAACATTACGAAATGTTCGGAAACTTGATTTATTTCGTCCCGGGAGCCATAAACAGATTACCTCCATGGTTCTCAAGGATATATTGCTACTTTGGATATGCTGGAATTGTGAAGAACAAAGCTTTGTCTCGCTACATTAGGATCCATCTCATGATGGGCATGTTACTGGAAACCGCTTTCAAGTTAATATGGTATACGGGCAACTTTCTCCCGCTCACACTCTTTAACGGCAATTTCGTGATGCACTTTTGGGCCGGCATTGGAATCGGCTACATCTTCGTGTTGTTGGAATGTGTTAGGTGTGCTCTTGCTGGCAAGTATGCTCACATCCCTGTTATAAGTAATGCTGCATATATACATACTCGGTTCAATGTAGGAGGTTTTCAGAGACCATCCTAG
- the LOC108459883 gene encoding uncharacterized protein LOC108459883 isoform X1, whose protein sequence is MLIFKFNAIKSNTLSQLHKSGLALPKKLKGDKFTKAILAFALPCLLLMIQPVQGAAKTPTLQYGTFERSNNALSTHSPPVNDPTKGCNVENGCRQFTLSLENRRGTPVEAVANVTMAEGTLNHRELGTEAIAAGIATWFSNKTESNSNTYGGGEEGEGWESSDRRMKNGSSIKFVTENSSYVTSVTEKGYW, encoded by the exons ATGTTGATATTCAAATTCAATGCCATTAAGAGCAACACCCTCTCTCAACTTCATAAG TCTGGACTTGCTTTGCCCAAAAAATTGAAGGGTGACAAATTCACCAAAGCAATACTGGCTTTTGCCTTGCCCTGCTTGTTGCTGATGATTCAACCAGTACAAGGGGCTGCCAAAACCCCAACATTACAGTATGGAACATTTGAGAGGAGCAATAATGCTCTTTCGACACACTCTCCACCTGTTAATGACCCGACAAAGGGTTGCAATGTTGAAAACGGTTGTCGACAGTTTACTCTGAGTCTTGAAAACCGCCG AGGAACTCCAGTTGAAGCTGTTGCCAATGTTACGATGGCAGAAGGAACTTTGAACCACAGAGAGCTAGGTACCGAGGCCATAGCTGCTGGGATTGCCACTTGGTTCTCGAACAAGACTGAGTCCAATAGCAATACATATGGTGGTGGGGAAGAGGGAGAGGGATGGGAAAGCAGTGATAGGaggatgaaaaatggtagctccatTAAGTTTGTAACAGAAAACAGTAGCTATGTTACGTCTGTAACGGAAAAGGGTTATTGGtga